From Pelosinus fermentans DSM 17108, the proteins below share one genomic window:
- a CDS encoding cobyrinate a,c-diamide synthase produces the protein MSHFKIPRIIIAGTNSGVGKTTIVTGILAALKQKGLTVQSYKVGPDYIDPGYHQLASGKVAHNLDTWLIPADKLVPIFAKTALDNDIVIIEGVMGLYDGGRTGISSTAAIAKLLDAPVILVIDAKSIGESAAAIALGFKMYDQEVNLAGVIINRLGSKNHQNMICEALEKIKIPVLGSIYRNEALHMPERHLGLTPVTEHNAHGMMSQLQEQISAQVDLEELLKIAYQSSTLNTKSEKTNDFHHSPLHIRIGVAQDEAFSFYYPESLDVLKALGAEIIPFSPIKDSTLPPVDGLIFGGGFPEMFVNELTNNTSMHESIRQACREGMPLYAECGGFMYLTKKIIDFNGQEYDMVGVIPAKCNMQSKLQTVGYVEATALTDSVLCAAGDVLRGHEFHFSQMTHDDDDIQEPFPWAFEFKKTRTGAVYSGGYAHKNIVASYLHMHFAGNEQNALRFLTKCMEFKQERK, from the coding sequence ATGTCCCACTTTAAGATCCCACGTATCATTATCGCGGGCACAAACAGTGGTGTGGGGAAAACCACGATTGTTACAGGAATTTTAGCAGCTTTAAAGCAAAAAGGTCTTACCGTTCAATCTTATAAAGTAGGACCTGACTATATTGATCCAGGATATCATCAATTAGCAAGTGGAAAAGTCGCACATAATTTAGATACTTGGTTAATCCCGGCCGATAAGTTAGTACCTATTTTTGCTAAAACAGCTCTTGATAATGATATCGTTATTATTGAAGGAGTAATGGGGTTATATGATGGAGGCCGTACAGGTATAAGCAGCACAGCTGCTATAGCAAAGCTGCTCGATGCTCCCGTCATTTTAGTGATTGATGCAAAGTCTATCGGTGAAAGCGCTGCAGCCATTGCACTAGGGTTTAAAATGTATGACCAAGAGGTCAATTTGGCAGGAGTCATCATTAATCGATTGGGATCAAAAAATCATCAGAATATGATCTGTGAAGCCTTAGAAAAAATAAAAATTCCTGTATTAGGTAGTATTTATCGTAATGAAGCCTTACATATGCCAGAACGACATTTAGGTTTAACTCCAGTTACGGAACATAACGCTCATGGTATGATGAGTCAATTGCAAGAACAAATTTCTGCTCAAGTTGATCTTGAAGAGCTTTTAAAAATCGCATATCAATCTTCAACCTTAAATACAAAATCAGAAAAGACAAATGATTTTCATCACTCGCCACTACATATACGTATCGGTGTCGCACAAGATGAAGCTTTTTCCTTTTACTATCCAGAAAGTCTTGATGTTCTTAAAGCTTTGGGGGCAGAAATCATCCCCTTTAGTCCGATCAAAGATAGTACACTTCCTCCAGTTGATGGTTTGATATTTGGCGGTGGATTTCCCGAAATGTTTGTCAATGAATTAACTAACAATACAAGCATGCATGAATCCATTCGGCAAGCCTGCCGGGAAGGTATGCCCCTTTATGCTGAATGTGGCGGTTTTATGTATTTGACCAAAAAGATTATTGATTTTAATGGACAAGAATATGATATGGTGGGAGTAATACCAGCCAAATGCAATATGCAATCTAAATTGCAAACGGTGGGTTATGTAGAGGCAACTGCGTTGACTGATAGTGTTTTATGTGCTGCAGGAGATGTCTTACGAGGTCATGAGTTTCATTTTTCACAGATGACTCATGACGACGACGATATTCAGGAACCATTTCCCTGGGCTTTTGAGTTTAAGAAAACACGTACAGGAGCAGTTTATTCTGGTGGTTATGCTCATAAAAATATAGTTGCCTCTTATCTGCATATGCATTTTGCTGGCAATGAGCAGAATGCCTTGCGTTTTCTTACTAAATGTATGGAGTTTAAACAAGAAAGAAAATAA
- a CDS encoding precorrin-8X methylmutase has protein sequence MHYITEPMAIEERSMEIIAPYLAELNLTPEEVKVFSRIIHAAGDPEYSKIIEIHKDAIRAGCAALESGCDIFCDVEMVRTGINKRRLADNGGTVHCLIGDEKVASTAKELGITRSMVAMRTFGERLHGSIVAIGNAPTALFEVLNLMKETTIRPALIIGVPVGFVGASESKDFLAETSPVPYITVRGNKGGSPIAAAVTNALLYMHRR, from the coding sequence ATGCACTATATAACAGAACCTATGGCTATAGAAGAGCGCAGTATGGAAATCATTGCTCCTTATTTGGCTGAACTAAATTTGACACCGGAAGAAGTAAAGGTTTTCTCACGGATCATTCACGCAGCGGGTGACCCAGAATATTCGAAAATTATTGAAATTCATAAAGATGCTATTCGGGCCGGATGTGCTGCATTGGAGAGTGGATGCGATATTTTCTGTGATGTGGAAATGGTGCGTACTGGCATAAATAAGCGTCGTTTGGCAGACAATGGCGGAACTGTCCATTGTTTAATTGGGGATGAAAAGGTCGCGTCTACAGCAAAAGAGCTTGGTATAACCCGCTCAATGGTAGCTATGCGTACGTTCGGTGAACGTTTGCACGGCTCGATTGTAGCTATCGGCAATGCACCAACTGCTTTATTTGAAGTACTTAATTTGATGAAGGAAACAACAATCAGGCCTGCCCTTATTATTGGTGTTCCTGTAGGCTTTGTTGGTGCCAGTGAATCCAAGGACTTTTTAGCTGAAACGTCACCTGTTCCATATATTACAGTCAGGGGTAATAAAGGTGGTAGTCCAATCGCTGCTGCAGTCACAAATGCTCTATTGTATATGCATAGAAGATAA
- a CDS encoding cobalt-precorrin-6A reductase, with product MILVLGGTKDGRDLAALLTEKGYPVVVSVFSDYGRDLIQLDKELVHTGPLDTDGFISFIGINHIHLIVDASHPYAINVSQNAMKACQSTGISYVRYERPKAPLPAYHGLHVVHDYDEAAKMASALGKVVFLTTGSRHLKLFKNTSCLQNHRLIARVLPEPSVLTECLSLGFKPKDIVAMQGPFSHNLNIALFQEYNTEVIITKNSGQIGGSDTKITAAMSLNLPLVMIDRPVIPYHNVVYDMEDVIKFIREVHKCTI from the coding sequence ATGATTTTAGTTCTTGGAGGAACAAAAGATGGACGAGATCTGGCAGCCTTATTAACCGAAAAAGGCTATCCAGTCGTAGTATCAGTTTTTAGTGATTATGGTCGTGATTTGATACAACTGGATAAAGAATTAGTGCATACTGGTCCTCTAGATACAGATGGATTTATTTCTTTCATCGGCATTAATCATATTCATTTAATTGTAGATGCTAGCCACCCGTATGCTATTAATGTTTCTCAAAATGCAATGAAAGCCTGTCAATCTACTGGCATATCCTATGTTAGATATGAACGCCCTAAAGCCCCTTTGCCAGCATATCATGGCTTACATGTTGTTCATGATTATGATGAAGCTGCAAAAATGGCATCCGCCTTAGGCAAGGTTGTCTTTCTCACCACTGGCAGTCGTCATCTCAAACTCTTTAAAAACACAAGCTGCCTGCAAAATCACAGGTTAATTGCCCGTGTATTACCCGAACCAAGCGTATTAACAGAGTGCCTATCTTTAGGCTTTAAGCCTAAGGATATCGTAGCAATGCAAGGGCCTTTTTCTCATAATCTGAATATCGCATTATTTCAAGAATATAACACCGAGGTAATTATAACAAAAAATAGTGGACAAATTGGCGGTAGCGATACTAAAATTACCGCTGCCATGTCACTAAATCTGCCTTTAGTAATGATCGATAGACCGGTTATTCCATATCATAATGTAGTATATGATATGGAGGATGTAATAAAGTTTATTAGGGAGGTACATAAATGCACTATATAA
- the cobJ gene encoding precorrin-3B C(17)-methyltransferase — protein MLDMSPRARESIENADVIVGYNTYVQLVSELLTDKKIIGTGMMQEIERCQSAVDQALAGKKVAVISSGDPGVYGMAGLVLELAMKYEAAIRPEVIIIPGISAVGASAAVLGAPLMHDFAVISLSDLLTPWDVIRKRVEMAAAGDFVIALYNPKSKRRTSQIREVREIVLKHRTAATPVGIVHHATREGENMVISNLNDFTQEFIDMFSLVIIGNSQTYVQENRMITPRGYKL, from the coding sequence TTGCTTGACATGAGTCCTAGAGCCAGAGAAAGTATTGAAAATGCGGATGTAATCGTGGGTTACAATACCTATGTTCAATTAGTTTCTGAATTATTAACTGATAAAAAAATTATCGGCACTGGTATGATGCAAGAAATTGAGCGCTGTCAAAGTGCCGTGGATCAAGCCTTAGCAGGAAAAAAGGTTGCCGTTATTTCTAGCGGCGACCCAGGTGTGTATGGCATGGCAGGTCTGGTTTTAGAGTTAGCCATGAAATACGAAGCAGCTATTCGCCCAGAAGTCATTATCATACCAGGAATAAGTGCCGTGGGAGCTTCTGCTGCCGTATTAGGAGCACCTCTCATGCATGATTTTGCTGTAATTAGCTTAAGTGATCTATTAACACCTTGGGACGTTATTAGAAAGCGGGTAGAAATGGCAGCAGCAGGAGATTTTGTTATTGCCTTATATAATCCAAAAAGTAAACGTCGTACCAGCCAAATTAGAGAAGTGCGAGAAATTGTACTAAAACATCGAACGGCAGCCACTCCTGTAGGAATTGTCCATCATGCCACTAGGGAAGGCGAAAATATGGTCATATCGAATCTTAACGACTTTACCCAAGAATTCATTGATATGTTCTCTTTGGTAATTATCGGCAATAGTCAAACCTATGTACAAGAAAATCGTATGATTACACCTCGTGGATACAAGTTATGA
- a CDS encoding cobalt-precorrin 5A hydrolase: protein MKLAIISVTNQGALLGDALAEKLAKLGKKADVFAKTGRNPIKSISYDSLSKLIGDIFSKYNGFLFIMAAGIVVRVIAPHISDKRVDPAIVVMGDNGKHIISLLSGHIGGANELAHLIAEISDAEPVITTATDLAQKPAADMLAIKLNLKIEPFTQLKTINSAIVNNDTVKFFLDKTLINQNRYDQEAAKQGVIFKDLSQLPNEKYDAAVIITDQSLPINKNQLYLRPLTLAVGIGCRRNTSKEEILAAMKDACTQIGRSINSISIIGSTIVKQDEEGLLSAIQQLNVPSIFFVNEQLQECIETYQLEESNFVKKEIGVGNVCAAAAILAGQSNKLLLPKTKYKNVTVAIAPVK from the coding sequence ATGAAGTTAGCAATCATTTCCGTAACAAACCAGGGCGCATTACTGGGTGATGCATTAGCAGAAAAGCTGGCTAAACTGGGAAAAAAAGCGGATGTTTTTGCTAAAACAGGACGCAATCCAATAAAATCAATATCTTATGATTCATTAAGCAAGCTAATCGGTGATATATTTTCTAAATATAATGGATTTTTGTTTATAATGGCAGCAGGTATTGTAGTGAGAGTGATCGCTCCCCATATCTCTGATAAACGTGTTGACCCAGCTATTGTGGTAATGGGGGATAATGGAAAACATATAATTAGTCTATTGTCAGGACATATTGGTGGAGCTAACGAACTGGCACACTTAATTGCAGAAATTTCAGATGCTGAGCCTGTCATTACTACAGCTACCGATCTTGCACAAAAACCAGCAGCAGATATGTTAGCCATAAAACTGAATTTAAAGATAGAACCATTTACCCAATTAAAAACAATTAATTCTGCTATTGTCAATAATGATACTGTCAAATTTTTCTTAGATAAAACTTTGATCAATCAAAATCGATATGATCAAGAAGCAGCAAAACAAGGTGTTATTTTTAAAGATTTATCTCAATTACCTAATGAAAAATATGATGCCGCTGTTATTATTACGGATCAATCATTGCCCATCAACAAGAATCAATTATATTTACGTCCCTTGACTCTTGCAGTTGGTATAGGTTGCAGGCGCAATACTAGCAAGGAAGAAATCTTAGCAGCAATGAAAGATGCTTGTACACAAATTGGACGTAGTATAAACAGCATTTCAATTATTGGCAGTACGATTGTAAAACAGGATGAAGAAGGATTACTATCAGCCATACAACAGTTGAATGTACCTAGTATTTTCTTCGTTAACGAGCAATTGCAGGAGTGTATTGAAACATATCAATTAGAAGAATCAAATTTTGTTAAAAAAGAGATAGGAGTGGGAAATGTATGTGCAGCAGCAGCAATCTTAGCGGGACAGTCGAACAAACTTCTTCTTCCAAAGACCAAGTACAAGAATGTAACGGTGGCCATTGCCCCGGTCAAATAG
- the cobM gene encoding precorrin-4 C(11)-methyltransferase — protein sequence MHVSFVGAGPGDPELITVKGQRLLGEADVIIYAGSLVNPALLSLAKQGASIYNSASMTLDQVIEVMEKATERGQKTVRLHTGDPSIYGAIQEQMDALDKKNISYEVIPGVSSFLATAAALQREYTLPDVSQTVIITRLEGRTPVPEKEKLALLASHNATMCIFLSVHMIDSVMKELIDGGYQQDTPVAIVQKASWPDQKIFRGTVSTIGKIVTDAKIDRTAMIVVGRCLDSQYALSRLYAPEFGHMYRDAK from the coding sequence ATGCATGTATCATTTGTAGGAGCAGGTCCAGGGGACCCTGAGCTTATTACTGTAAAAGGACAACGTTTATTAGGTGAGGCAGATGTTATTATTTATGCGGGTTCGTTAGTAAACCCAGCCTTGCTGTCGCTAGCAAAGCAGGGAGCCTCTATTTATAATAGTGCCTCTATGACTTTGGATCAGGTTATAGAAGTTATGGAGAAGGCCACAGAACGTGGCCAGAAAACGGTTCGATTACATACTGGAGATCCAAGTATTTATGGGGCTATTCAAGAACAAATGGATGCCCTGGATAAGAAGAATATTTCTTATGAAGTGATACCTGGCGTCAGTTCTTTCTTGGCAACTGCCGCAGCTTTACAACGTGAATATACGTTACCTGATGTATCGCAAACGGTTATCATTACACGTCTTGAGGGCCGTACACCAGTGCCTGAAAAAGAAAAACTGGCTTTATTGGCCAGTCATAATGCTACTATGTGTATCTTTTTGAGTGTACATATGATAGACAGCGTTATGAAAGAATTAATAGATGGTGGTTATCAGCAAGATACTCCAGTAGCGATCGTACAAAAAGCATCGTGGCCTGATCAAAAAATCTTTAGAGGTACAGTTTCTACAATTGGGAAAATTGTCACTGATGCAAAGATTGATCGCACTGCGATGATTGTTGTAGGGCGCTGTTTAGACAGTCAATATGCACTTTCTAGATTGTATGCCCCCGAATTTGGGCATATGTACCGAGATGCAAAATGA
- the cbiT gene encoding precorrin-6Y C5,15-methyltransferase (decarboxylating) subunit CbiT: MTYFPGINDDEFLRGDIPMTKQEVRILVLNKAKICPTDIIIDIGAGTGSLSIEAALQAPQGTVYAIERHPEGVDLIRANAVKFGAANVEVISGTAPTVLQNIPKADVIFIGGSGGHLQEILKQSNYLLKSNGRLVITAITVETLYEALHTMQAKPEFTVEAFGMQVTRIKHIKTSNMLQALNPIYVITSTKNI, from the coding sequence ATGACATATTTTCCAGGTATTAACGATGATGAATTTCTGCGGGGCGACATACCAATGACGAAGCAGGAAGTTCGTATCTTAGTTCTGAATAAAGCTAAGATATGCCCCACCGATATTATTATAGATATCGGTGCAGGTACTGGGTCTCTTTCAATTGAAGCTGCTCTTCAGGCTCCCCAAGGTACTGTATATGCTATAGAGCGTCATCCAGAGGGAGTTGATTTAATTCGTGCTAATGCTGTAAAATTTGGGGCGGCTAATGTTGAAGTCATTTCTGGAACTGCTCCAACAGTATTACAGAACATTCCAAAGGCTGATGTAATCTTTATTGGAGGCAGCGGTGGTCATTTACAGGAAATCTTAAAGCAAAGTAATTATTTATTAAAATCAAATGGACGATTAGTAATTACGGCAATTACCGTTGAAACTTTATATGAAGCTTTACATACTATGCAAGCTAAACCTGAATTTACCGTAGAAGCTTTCGGTATGCAAGTAACACGTATCAAACATATTAAAACAAGTAATATGCTGCAAGCTTTAAATCCAATTTATGTTATTACATCCACTAAGAATATCTGA
- the cbiE gene encoding precorrin-6y C5,15-methyltransferase (decarboxylating) subunit CbiE, with amino-acid sequence MEHKIIVVGIGPGSPDYILPVASRIIADAKVIAGSKRALATFAPDHGITKVIDNDLKGVLTFIATSLMDNDVVVMVSGDPGFYSFLATLKTKFSPAQITVIPGISSMQLAFARITEIWQDAVLISMHGRQAKDIDLNYDPEKKLGILTDFEQNPLYIANVLIGHGWPLHSKVWLCANLSYENEKIKHLTLGEIKEVDGFAHCVMVVTI; translated from the coding sequence ATGGAACATAAAATAATAGTTGTAGGAATAGGACCAGGTTCACCTGATTACATCTTGCCAGTGGCTAGCCGCATCATTGCAGATGCAAAGGTGATAGCAGGCAGTAAGCGTGCTCTTGCAACCTTTGCTCCTGATCATGGGATTACTAAGGTAATTGACAATGACCTAAAAGGGGTATTAACATTTATCGCTACCTCCCTAATGGATAACGATGTAGTTGTAATGGTTTCCGGTGATCCTGGCTTTTATAGTTTTTTAGCTACCCTTAAAACCAAATTTTCCCCGGCACAGATAACGGTTATTCCTGGTATTAGTTCGATGCAGTTAGCTTTTGCCAGGATCACTGAAATCTGGCAGGATGCAGTTTTGATTAGTATGCATGGACGACAAGCCAAAGATATTGATCTGAATTATGATCCTGAAAAAAAACTTGGCATATTAACTGATTTTGAACAAAATCCTTTATATATTGCAAACGTACTCATTGGGCATGGGTGGCCATTACATTCAAAGGTATGGTTATGTGCTAATTTATCTTATGAAAATGAGAAAATTAAACACTTAACATTAGGTGAAATCAAAGAAGTCGATGGATTTGCTCATTGTGTAATGGTGGTGACAATATGA
- the cbiD gene encoding cobalt-precorrin-5B (C(1))-methyltransferase CbiD, whose product MSKKMRSGITTGTCAAAATKAALLAWKGESPTMVDVTSPQGHLIKVDIATSQRLNTGGKASVIKDAGDDPDVTHGTTISAEIEINTTNEIILQAGIGVGIVTKPGLSVAVGQPAINPGPRKMIMQAIQDVLPDGHGVTVTISIPEGEKLAKRTLNSTLGIIGGLSIIGTTGIVEPMSEEAFKNSLSPQISMVRALGYDEVVFAPGKIGQDIAINRYHLPTETVIQTSNFIGHMLESAVQYGMKQVLIFGHLGKLVKVAAGIFHTHNRVADARFETLAAYMAALGAPQQAIQEILMCNTTEAAMPIIAQFKLNDVYRVIAERVSIRAERYVFGDLKVGTAMITLQGDLLAVDDTAREIGGKLGWNIK is encoded by the coding sequence TTGTCAAAAAAGATGAGATCAGGAATTACTACAGGTACTTGTGCAGCTGCTGCCACTAAAGCAGCCCTGTTAGCGTGGAAAGGTGAATCCCCCACAATGGTTGATGTTACATCACCACAGGGACATCTTATTAAAGTAGACATTGCCACAAGTCAACGCCTGAATACTGGTGGAAAAGCCAGTGTAATAAAAGATGCTGGCGATGATCCCGATGTAACACATGGCACAACTATATCTGCCGAAATAGAAATTAATACTACGAATGAAATAATCCTGCAAGCTGGTATAGGAGTCGGTATTGTAACAAAGCCAGGTCTATCTGTAGCTGTTGGACAACCTGCTATTAATCCTGGCCCACGTAAAATGATCATGCAAGCAATACAGGATGTATTACCTGATGGTCATGGCGTAACGGTTACTATTTCGATACCTGAAGGTGAAAAATTAGCAAAACGTACGTTAAATTCTACTTTAGGTATTATCGGCGGTTTATCGATTATAGGTACTACAGGCATTGTTGAGCCAATGTCAGAGGAAGCCTTTAAAAATTCACTGTCACCGCAAATATCAATGGTGAGGGCCTTAGGATATGATGAAGTGGTCTTTGCTCCTGGAAAAATTGGTCAGGATATTGCTATTAACCGATATCATCTGCCAACAGAAACGGTAATCCAAACTAGTAATTTTATCGGACATATGTTAGAAAGTGCTGTGCAATATGGTATGAAACAAGTATTAATTTTTGGGCACTTAGGAAAGCTCGTAAAAGTAGCTGCTGGAATTTTTCATACTCATAACCGTGTAGCTGATGCTCGCTTTGAAACTTTAGCCGCCTACATGGCTGCCCTTGGTGCTCCGCAGCAAGCTATACAAGAGATATTAATGTGCAATACTACAGAAGCCGCTATGCCCATAATTGCACAATTTAAATTAAATGATGTGTATCGTGTAATTGCTGAAAGAGTCAGCATTCGGGCTGAACGATATGTATTTGGTGATTTAAAAGTAGGTACCGCAATGATCACTCTGCAAGGTGATTTATTGGCGGTTGATGATACGGCACGAGAAATTGGAGGCAAGTTAGGATGGAACATAAAATAA
- a CDS encoding ArnT family glycosyltransferase, whose protein sequence is MFKKLETGFWLVAIITLLIVFFNLGGIPLLDPDEPVYAETPKEMFSFNEFLSPRIYGEYWYDKPPMYYWLVAASYKLFGMNEFAARFPSAVLAVACTVLVYQSGRRLFNERAGVAGALVLATSIEFFYLGKAAVTDITLLFFLSASLLAFVEKKYYIAYLFAGLATLTKGPIGLLFPGGIIFFYLLITRNWALLKSMKIFSGLLLYAAIAAPWYILMYNIHGSIFVDTFLGFHNITRFTSPEHPEGVLWYYYVPVLILGFFPWTGFIIQSIWSSLTKSTYDSSTLLFLNIWSLFIFAFFTISQTKLVSYILPMYPPLSMIVGWYIDRLWTSHDKSHFTSLSIGLSILTALFIGIMFIGIKAMPLLANGIYISAIIFILMSSLVAYFGWKNEIRLAFWTKIISMTLFSMVLTAILIPAAAPMFTTKNIAQEFNRQYDGKSPVYVVKFLRPGFAFYTNVYGKEIVLGTDFNELIQESQRSYFLIRKSEYDRLTVATRQSIIILSCISDKLLLLKE, encoded by the coding sequence ATGTTTAAAAAGTTAGAAACTGGTTTTTGGCTGGTGGCTATAATTACATTATTAATCGTTTTTTTTAATTTGGGCGGAATCCCTTTGTTAGATCCTGATGAACCTGTATATGCAGAAACGCCTAAAGAAATGTTTAGCTTTAATGAATTTCTTTCCCCTCGTATTTATGGGGAGTATTGGTATGATAAGCCTCCCATGTATTATTGGTTAGTAGCTGCCTCTTATAAACTTTTTGGTATGAATGAATTTGCTGCTCGCTTTCCCTCTGCAGTATTAGCTGTTGCTTGTACAGTACTGGTATACCAATCTGGTCGCAGATTATTTAATGAACGAGCCGGTGTTGCTGGAGCGTTAGTATTAGCTACCAGTATTGAATTTTTTTATTTGGGAAAGGCTGCCGTAACTGATATTACTTTACTTTTTTTTCTATCTGCTTCTTTATTAGCTTTTGTAGAGAAAAAATATTATATTGCATATTTATTCGCTGGATTAGCTACATTAACGAAAGGACCTATTGGATTATTATTTCCTGGAGGAATTATCTTTTTTTATCTACTTATTACACGTAACTGGGCTTTATTAAAAAGTATGAAAATATTCTCGGGATTGTTGCTCTACGCTGCGATAGCTGCACCTTGGTATATCTTGATGTATAATATTCACGGAAGTATTTTTGTCGATACGTTTCTTGGCTTTCATAATATTACAAGGTTCACATCTCCAGAGCATCCTGAGGGTGTACTCTGGTATTATTATGTTCCAGTTCTTATTCTGGGTTTCTTTCCTTGGACAGGGTTCATAATTCAATCCATATGGAGTTCTCTAACGAAAAGTACATATGATTCTTCAACTCTATTATTTCTAAATATCTGGTCATTATTTATTTTTGCCTTTTTTACTATTTCTCAAACAAAGCTGGTATCCTATATTTTACCTATGTACCCACCATTATCCATGATTGTTGGTTGGTATATTGATCGTCTTTGGACATCACATGATAAAAGTCATTTTACAAGTTTGTCTATAGGTTTAAGTATACTAACTGCATTATTTATAGGAATTATGTTTATAGGGATTAAAGCTATGCCGCTATTGGCAAATGGCATATATATATCCGCCATAATTTTTATTTTAATGTCTTCCTTGGTAGCGTATTTTGGATGGAAAAACGAAATTCGTCTCGCTTTTTGGACTAAAATCATATCGATGACTTTATTTTCCATGGTTCTAACAGCTATACTGATTCCCGCTGCAGCGCCTATGTTCACAACTAAAAATATTGCTCAAGAATTTAACCGTCAATACGATGGCAAATCTCCAGTGTATGTAGTAAAATTCTTGCGTCCTGGTTTTGCTTTTTACACCAACGTTTATGGCAAGGAGATCGTGCTAGGTACCGATTTTAATGAGTTGATTCAAGAAAGCCAGCGTTCTTATTTTCTAATCAGAAAATCTGAATATGATCGTTTAACAGTTGCAACCCGCCAATCGATTATCATTTTATCTTGCATTAGTGACAAACTATTGTTGCTAAAAGAGTGA
- a CDS encoding NAD-dependent epimerase/dehydratase family protein: protein MKVLVTGGAGFIGSHVVDKLIQEKCQVVIIDNLSTGLRENINPAATFIQLDIRNDEIFSLFMTEKFDFVIHLAAQTMVHKSLEMPDYDCDINILGTVNILEACRKANVKRIIFSSTAAVYGNVTALPVVETSPKAPTSFYGLSKLTCENYLSLYKEVYGLDYMILRYANVYGDRQGDGGEGGVISIFARKIRQDQPVLIFGDGSQTRDFIYVGDVANANYQSLLVDHANKICNISTQTETSVNMLIDYMGNVAGKMVVRNYNEKREGDIYKSSLSNATARKNLDWQPHMMLLEGLAKTYHSLI, encoded by the coding sequence GTGAAAGTATTAGTAACTGGCGGAGCTGGTTTTATCGGCTCACATGTTGTTGATAAATTAATACAAGAAAAATGTCAGGTAGTGATTATTGATAATTTGAGTACTGGATTAAGGGAAAACATCAATCCGGCCGCTACATTTATTCAGTTAGATATTCGTAATGATGAAATTTTTAGTCTATTTATGACTGAAAAATTTGATTTTGTAATTCATCTTGCTGCTCAGACTATGGTACATAAATCGTTAGAAATGCCAGACTATGATTGTGATATAAATATATTAGGTACTGTAAATATTTTAGAAGCATGCCGAAAAGCGAATGTAAAGCGTATTATTTTTTCTTCTACAGCCGCAGTGTACGGCAATGTAACAGCACTACCTGTAGTGGAAACAAGTCCAAAAGCACCTACTTCTTTTTATGGATTGAGCAAGTTAACCTGTGAAAATTATTTGTCATTATATAAGGAAGTCTATGGTCTTGATTATATGATATTACGGTATGCTAATGTATACGGAGACCGTCAAGGTGACGGGGGCGAGGGTGGTGTTATTAGTATTTTCGCTCGCAAGATTCGTCAAGATCAACCAGTCTTGATTTTTGGTGACGGCAGCCAGACAAGAGATTTTATTTACGTTGGAGATGTCGCCAATGCTAATTATCAATCATTATTAGTCGATCATGCTAACAAAATATGCAATATTAGTACACAAACAGAAACAAGTGTTAATATGTTAATCGATTATATGGGAAATGTCGCTGGTAAGATGGTAGTGAGAAACTATAATGAAAAACGTGAAGGCGATATTTATAAATCTTCTTTATCAAATGCCACAGCACGGAAAAATTTAGACTGGCAACCACATATGATGCTTTTAGAGGGATTAGCCAAAACATATCACTCCCTCATCTAA